From Dietzia sp. ANT_WB102, a single genomic window includes:
- the ffh gene encoding signal recognition particle protein, with amino-acid sequence MFESLSDRLTGALKDLRGKGRLSEADIDATAREIRLALLEADVALPVVRAFISRVKERAKGAEVSEALNPAQQVVKIVDAELTGILGGEARRIEFAKQPPTVIMLAGLQGAGKTTLAGKLAYWLKGQGHTPLLVACDLQRPGAVDQLRIVGERAGVPTFAPHPGTSVGGDGVEIGVQEPVSVAQRGLAHARAKMHDVVIVDTAGRLGIDEEMMAQARGIRDAVQPHETFFVLDAMIGQDAVVTAEAFREGVGFTGVVLTKLDGDARGGAALSVRELTGTPIMFASDGEKLEDFDVFHPDRMASRILGMGDVLSLIEQAETVFDAQEAEKTAAKIGSGELTLEDFLDQMLMIRKMGPIGNLLGMLPGGKEMKAAVGDIDEKYLDRIQAIIRGMTPEERTDPKIINGSRRQRIANGSGVTVTDVNQLVDRFFEARKMMSRMAGQMGMPGAGRKNQRKGKKGKGKGKGRGPTPPKQRGMMPGGMPGMPPGMPGMPGMPPGGMPDLSQMPPGLDQLPPGLDGIDLNNLKFPKR; translated from the coding sequence GTGTTCGAATCCTTGTCCGACCGCCTCACAGGTGCGCTCAAGGACCTGCGCGGAAAGGGTCGCCTCAGCGAGGCCGACATCGACGCGACGGCCCGCGAAATCCGTCTGGCACTGCTAGAGGCCGACGTTGCCCTGCCGGTAGTGCGGGCGTTCATCTCCCGGGTCAAGGAGCGCGCCAAGGGTGCGGAGGTCTCTGAGGCCCTCAACCCCGCGCAGCAGGTCGTCAAAATCGTCGACGCCGAACTCACGGGCATCCTCGGCGGCGAGGCTCGGCGGATCGAGTTCGCCAAGCAACCCCCCACCGTAATCATGCTGGCTGGCCTGCAGGGCGCAGGAAAGACCACCCTGGCGGGGAAATTGGCGTACTGGCTCAAGGGTCAGGGGCACACTCCGCTCCTGGTGGCCTGTGACCTTCAACGCCCGGGAGCCGTTGATCAGCTGAGGATTGTCGGCGAGCGCGCAGGTGTGCCCACCTTCGCCCCTCACCCGGGGACCTCTGTCGGAGGCGACGGGGTGGAGATCGGTGTCCAGGAGCCGGTGTCTGTGGCGCAGCGCGGGCTGGCGCACGCCCGCGCCAAGATGCACGACGTCGTGATCGTCGACACCGCCGGCCGTCTCGGCATCGACGAGGAGATGATGGCCCAAGCCCGGGGCATCCGGGATGCAGTCCAGCCGCACGAGACCTTTTTCGTCCTGGACGCGATGATCGGCCAGGACGCGGTCGTTACCGCCGAGGCCTTCCGCGAGGGGGTCGGCTTCACCGGCGTTGTCCTCACCAAACTCGACGGCGACGCCCGCGGTGGCGCTGCGCTCAGCGTGCGCGAACTGACCGGAACCCCGATCATGTTCGCGTCCGACGGCGAGAAGCTTGAGGACTTCGACGTCTTCCACCCCGACCGAATGGCCAGCCGGATCCTCGGTATGGGCGACGTGCTCTCGCTCATCGAGCAGGCGGAGACGGTCTTCGATGCGCAGGAGGCGGAGAAGACTGCTGCGAAGATCGGCTCCGGTGAGCTCACACTCGAGGACTTCCTCGACCAGATGCTGATGATTCGCAAGATGGGGCCGATCGGGAACCTGCTCGGCATGCTGCCCGGCGGTAAGGAAATGAAGGCCGCAGTCGGAGACATCGACGAGAAGTACCTCGACCGGATCCAGGCGATCATCCGTGGGATGACACCCGAGGAGCGAACAGACCCGAAAATCATCAACGGGTCGCGCCGTCAGCGCATCGCGAACGGTTCGGGCGTCACGGTCACCGACGTCAACCAGTTGGTCGACCGGTTCTTCGAGGCTCGAAAGATGATGAGCCGCATGGCGGGCCAGATGGGGATGCCCGGGGCGGGCCGCAAGAATCAGCGCAAGGGTAAGAAGGGCAAGGGGAAAGGCAAGGGACGCGGCCCCACTCCGCCGAAGCAGCGGGGGATGATGCCCGGCGGCATGCCGGGCATGCCGCCCGGAATGCCAGGGATGCCCGGCATGCCGCCCGGGGGGATGCCTGATCTGTCCCAGATGCCGCCCGGGCTCGACCAGCTGCCACCGGGGCTGGACGGGATCGACCTCAACAACCTCAAATTCCCCAAGCGCTGA
- the rpsP gene encoding 30S ribosomal protein S16, with the protein MAVKIKLTRLGKIRNAQYRVIVADARTRRDGRAIETIGLYRPKEEPSFIQIDSDRAQYWLGVGAQPTEAVEQLLKITGDWQKYKGIAGAEGTLKTAEPKPSKLDLFNKALEDAQGEPSAEAITAKRKAEKAKKDEAKKAEQEAAKAAESAEGEPASADAESAEA; encoded by the coding sequence ATGGCCGTCAAAATCAAGCTCACCCGACTCGGCAAGATCCGTAACGCGCAGTACCGCGTCATCGTCGCCGACGCCCGCACCCGCCGCGACGGGCGTGCCATCGAAACCATCGGCCTCTACCGTCCCAAGGAGGAGCCGAGCTTCATCCAGATCGACTCCGATCGCGCCCAGTACTGGCTCGGGGTAGGCGCACAGCCGACCGAGGCCGTCGAGCAGCTGTTGAAGATCACCGGCGACTGGCAGAAGTACAAGGGGATCGCGGGCGCCGAGGGCACCCTGAAGACCGCCGAGCCCAAGCCCTCCAAGCTGGACCTGTTCAACAAGGCTCTCGAGGACGCTCAGGGCGAGCCGTCCGCCGAGGCCATCACCGCCAAGCGCAAGGCCGAGAAGGCCAAGAAGGACGAGGCCAAGAAGGCCGAGCAGGAGGCCGCCAAGGCCGCCGAGTCCGCCGAGGGCGAGCCCGCGTCGGCTGACGCCGAGTCCGCCGAGGCCTGA
- a CDS encoding RNA-binding protein, which produces MNDMVVDAVDHLVRGIVSDPDAVAVRSSGGRRGSVIRVAVAPEDLGRVIGRGGRTASAIRTIVSAVGGEGIRVDVVDTDR; this is translated from the coding sequence ATGAACGACATGGTTGTCGACGCCGTCGACCACCTCGTCCGCGGTATCGTGTCGGATCCCGACGCGGTCGCCGTCCGGTCGAGTGGTGGTCGGCGCGGCAGCGTGATCCGTGTGGCCGTCGCGCCCGAGGATCTCGGCCGTGTCATCGGACGGGGCGGCCGTACCGCCTCCGCGATCCGGACCATCGTTTCCGCCGTCGGCGGCGAGGGTATCCGGGTCGATGTGGTCGATACCGACCGCTGA
- the rimM gene encoding ribosome maturation factor RimM (Essential for efficient processing of 16S rRNA) codes for MELVVGRVVKSHGVRGELVVEVRTDSPDERFAVGSQLVGRVGRGDQATDRDVTIEAARQHSGRLLVRLAGIADRDAADALRGMLLLVHSEALPDPEDPDEYHDHQLVGLRVLDTSGAVLGEVTEIVHTPASELLAISLTDGIDALVPFVSEMVPEVDLAGGTCVIDPPEGLLDLGTS; via the coding sequence ATGGAGCTCGTCGTGGGACGCGTCGTCAAATCGCACGGCGTCCGCGGGGAACTCGTGGTGGAGGTCCGGACCGATTCGCCGGACGAGCGGTTCGCCGTCGGGTCGCAACTCGTCGGAAGAGTTGGTCGGGGCGATCAGGCCACCGATCGCGACGTCACCATCGAGGCCGCCCGGCAGCACTCCGGGCGGCTTCTGGTGCGCTTGGCCGGCATCGCCGACCGAGATGCCGCCGACGCACTCCGCGGCATGCTCCTGCTCGTGCACTCCGAGGCTCTTCCTGATCCGGAAGACCCAGACGAGTACCACGACCACCAACTGGTGGGACTCCGCGTGCTCGACACCTCCGGCGCTGTGCTCGGTGAGGTGACCGAGATCGTGCACACGCCGGCCAGCGAACTCCTGGCCATCAGTCTGACCGACGGAATCGACGCCCTGGTCCCCTTCGTGTCCGAGATGGTCCCCGAGGTGGATCTCGCTGGCGGGACGTGCGTCATCGACCCACCGGAGGGGCTGCTCGACCTGGGGACGTCGTGA
- the trmD gene encoding tRNA (guanosine(37)-N1)-methyltransferase TrmD, whose translation MQLDIVTVFPDYLAPLRLALVGRAADRGIIDVSVHDLRDWTHDVHKSVDDTPFGGGPGMVMRPTVWGEALDELVPLPETVAEEEAARPLLIVPTPAGRPFTQADAHRFARRRHLLFACGRYEGIDQRVVDEASVRMDVEEVSIGDYVLIGGEVAVLVIAEAVIRLLPGVLGNRRSHEEDSFSDGLLEGPSYTRPELWRDRAVPEILTSGDHARIARWRRDESLRRTAERRPDLLRSVELDAADLAVLSDLGWSLPPA comes from the coding sequence TTGCAACTCGACATAGTCACGGTTTTTCCCGACTATCTCGCCCCGCTTCGGCTCGCGCTGGTAGGACGTGCTGCCGACCGAGGCATCATCGACGTCAGCGTCCACGACCTGAGGGACTGGACGCACGATGTCCACAAGTCGGTCGACGACACCCCGTTTGGTGGTGGCCCGGGGATGGTCATGCGGCCGACGGTGTGGGGCGAGGCGCTGGACGAACTGGTGCCCTTGCCGGAGACTGTCGCCGAGGAAGAGGCAGCCCGCCCGCTGCTGATCGTCCCGACCCCTGCCGGGAGACCGTTCACCCAGGCTGACGCCCACCGCTTCGCCCGTCGACGCCATCTGCTGTTCGCCTGTGGCCGCTACGAGGGGATCGATCAGCGCGTCGTCGACGAGGCGTCCGTGAGGATGGATGTCGAGGAGGTGAGCATCGGCGACTATGTCCTGATCGGGGGCGAAGTGGCTGTGCTCGTGATCGCCGAGGCTGTCATTCGCCTGCTGCCGGGGGTCCTGGGAAACCGGCGGAGCCACGAGGAGGACTCCTTCTCCGACGGGTTGCTCGAAGGGCCCAGCTACACCCGACCCGAGCTGTGGCGCGACCGAGCCGTTCCCGAGATCCTCACAAGCGGAGATCACGCGAGGATCGCGAGATGGCGCCGCGACGAATCGTTGAGGCGCACCGCCGAGCGCCGCCCCGACCTCCTGCGCTCGGTGGAGCTCGACGCCGCCGACCTGGCGGTTCTCTCGGACCTCGGATGGTCTCTGCCGCCCGCCTGA
- the rplS gene encoding 50S ribosomal protein L19, producing MNTLDFIDNKSLRGDIPEFRAGDTLDVHVKVIEGSKERIQVFKGVVIRRQGGGVRETFTVRKVSFGVGVERTFPVHSPTIDRIDVLVRGDVRRAKLYYLRELRGKAAKIKEKR from the coding sequence ATGAACACTCTCGACTTCATCGACAACAAGTCCCTCCGGGGCGACATCCCGGAGTTCCGCGCCGGCGACACGCTTGACGTGCACGTCAAGGTCATCGAGGGCTCGAAGGAGCGCATCCAGGTCTTCAAGGGCGTCGTGATCCGTCGCCAGGGCGGCGGCGTCCGCGAGACCTTCACCGTCCGTAAGGTCTCGTTCGGGGTCGGCGTCGAGCGCACGTTCCCCGTGCATTCGCCCACCATCGACCGCATCGACGTTCTCGTCCGTGGTGACGTGCGCCGCGCCAAGCTCTACTACCTGCGTGAGCTTCGCGGCAAGGCCGCGAAGATCAAGGAGAAGCGCTGA
- the lepB gene encoding signal peptidase I, with protein sequence MSSTDTPGHGTSEPGPRDDGVPARAVEKKGQPWYIEIPLLVVIALVLVFVFQTFVGRVYQIPSESMEPTLHGCAGCTGDRIFVDKITYRFGEPQPGDVVVFEGPDSWNEGYQSIRSDNPVIRTLENIGGVIGIVPPDQNDLVKRVIAVGGQTVGGCSPEGGLLVDGQPLVEPYLNEDPSPVRNPLNCAFGPVTVPEGNYWVMGDNRGNSADSRFHMGDEYQGTVPGENVIGKVRTIILPFNRIGTVSSPDISPR encoded by the coding sequence GTGAGCAGCACCGATACGCCCGGACATGGCACCTCTGAGCCGGGGCCCCGTGATGACGGGGTCCCGGCTCGCGCCGTCGAGAAGAAGGGGCAGCCCTGGTACATCGAGATCCCGCTCCTGGTGGTGATCGCGTTGGTCCTGGTATTTGTCTTCCAGACCTTCGTCGGCCGCGTGTACCAAATCCCCTCGGAATCGATGGAGCCGACGTTGCACGGGTGCGCGGGGTGCACGGGTGACCGCATATTCGTCGACAAGATCACGTACCGTTTCGGTGAGCCGCAGCCCGGGGACGTGGTGGTCTTCGAGGGCCCCGACTCGTGGAACGAGGGGTACCAGTCCATCCGATCGGACAATCCGGTCATCAGGACCCTGGAGAACATCGGTGGAGTGATCGGCATCGTTCCGCCCGATCAGAACGATTTGGTCAAGCGCGTCATCGCGGTGGGCGGACAGACCGTCGGGGGCTGCTCCCCGGAGGGTGGACTGTTGGTTGACGGCCAGCCGCTCGTCGAGCCGTACCTCAACGAGGACCCTTCGCCGGTCCGGAACCCGCTCAATTGTGCGTTCGGTCCGGTGACGGTCCCAGAGGGCAACTACTGGGTGATGGGGGACAACCGCGGGAACTCAGCGGACTCCCGGTTCCACATGGGGGACGAGTATCAGGGGACCGTGCCCGGAGAGAACGTCATCGGCAAGGTCCGGACCATCATCCTCCCGTTCAACAGGATCGGGACGGTGTCCTCACCGGATATCTCCCCGAGGTGA
- a CDS encoding ribonuclease HII, with the protein MTAARRQGPRDRRLPDRVRVTRRDGRLALESALARRGLGPVAGVDEAGRGSCAGPLVVAACVLGNRLHPELGGLDDSKRLTAAARDRLYDVVLRRATAMSVVVIEPERIDARGIHRCNLEGMRRAVAALDPAPGFVLTDGFAVDGLGCQSTSVIGGDAVVASIAAASVLAKVTRDRIMVDLDSRYPGYGFAAHKGYSTASHARAIEQLGPSDIHRMSYANVRRAAQAHSRSSTR; encoded by the coding sequence GTGACCGCGGCACGAAGGCAAGGGCCTCGGGATCGGCGCCTACCCGACCGGGTGCGGGTCACCCGACGCGATGGCCGTCTGGCGTTGGAATCTGCCCTCGCCCGGCGCGGACTCGGCCCGGTCGCTGGTGTCGACGAGGCCGGGCGTGGTTCCTGCGCCGGCCCACTGGTGGTGGCGGCCTGTGTGCTGGGCAACAGGCTCCATCCCGAACTCGGGGGGCTGGATGACTCCAAGAGGCTCACCGCCGCTGCCCGTGACCGTCTATACGATGTCGTCCTCCGTCGAGCCACGGCGATGAGTGTGGTGGTGATCGAACCGGAGCGGATCGACGCTCGTGGGATCCATCGTTGCAACCTCGAGGGGATGCGCCGGGCGGTCGCGGCCCTCGATCCCGCGCCCGGCTTCGTCCTCACCGACGGCTTCGCCGTTGACGGGCTCGGTTGTCAGTCCACCTCCGTGATCGGGGGTGATGCAGTGGTCGCATCCATCGCCGCTGCGAGTGTCCTCGCGAAGGTCACCAGAGATCGGATTATGGTGGACCTCGACTCGCGGTACCCGGGGTACGGCTTCGCCGCGCACAAGGGGTACAGCACCGCGAGTCACGCCAGGGCGATCGAGCAGCTCGGTCCCAGCGACATCCATCGGATGTCGTACGCCAACGTCCGTCGCGCCGCGCAGGCGCATTCGAGGAGCAGCACGAGATGA
- a CDS encoding DUF2469 domain-containing protein: MSAEDLENYETEMELSLYREYRDIVGQFTYVVETERRFYLANAVELIPRSADGEVYFDVRMSDAWVWDMYRPARFVKYVRVLTFKDVNIEELDKPELRLPE; encoded by the coding sequence ATGAGCGCCGAGGATCTGGAGAACTACGAGACCGAGATGGAACTCTCGCTCTACCGCGAGTACCGCGACATCGTCGGCCAGTTCACCTACGTCGTCGAGACGGAGAGGCGCTTTTACCTCGCCAACGCCGTCGAGTTGATCCCGAGGTCCGCGGACGGTGAGGTCTACTTCGACGTGAGAATGTCTGACGCGTGGGTCTGGGACATGTATCGGCCTGCACGTTTCGTCAAGTACGTTCGGGTACTGACGTTCAAGGACGTCAACATCGAGGAACTCGACAAGCCGGAGCTGCGGTTGCCCGAGTAG
- a CDS encoding YraN family protein translates to MTGDESTDIGGIGTDPTSTDPRRRTGQLGEVYAAGLMEARGGVVISRNWRCRAGELDLVVLDAAGRLRFVEVRARTGAGFGTPAESVTSDKRRRLRRLAAQWLSENPGRWRQVCFDVVGVDLADPRRPRLELFEDVL, encoded by the coding sequence ATGACGGGCGACGAGTCGACGGACATCGGTGGGATCGGTACGGATCCCACCAGTACGGATCCTCGAAGGCGAACGGGGCAGCTCGGCGAGGTTTACGCGGCGGGTCTGATGGAGGCCCGCGGCGGGGTGGTGATCAGCAGGAACTGGCGGTGCCGGGCGGGCGAGCTCGATCTGGTCGTCCTGGACGCAGCCGGACGACTCCGGTTCGTTGAGGTCCGAGCCCGTACGGGTGCGGGCTTCGGCACCCCCGCCGAGTCGGTGACTTCGGACAAGCGCAGGCGGTTGCGCCGGTTGGCGGCCCAATGGCTGTCCGAGAACCCGGGCCGGTGGCGGCAGGTCTGCTTCGACGTGGTGGGCGTGGACTTGGCGGACCCTAGGCGTCCCCGTCTCGAACTGTTCGAGGACGTGCTGTAA
- a CDS encoding YifB family Mg chelatase-like AAA ATPase produces the protein MALGRTWAVTLQGVGGQLVEVEADVGRGLPGVSIVGLPDSAVLQARERMRAAVINSGLTWPPGKVVLSLSPAALPKRGSGFDLPLAVGTLTASGELPVAGFDGTLLVGELALDGRVRSVRGVLPAVLAARDAGLRRAIVPSANLAEARLVSGIDTAGVDSLAMLAAWCRGVGTLVTDAPEARAVGGRSHVDLAEVHGQDDCRRAVEVAAAGGHAVLLRGAPGTGKTMLARVLPGLLPDLGEGDALEATAIHSVMGQLPSRDPLLQRPPFVAPHHSASVAALVGGGNNVARPGAVTLAHRGVLFLDECAEFSGRVLDSLRTPLEDGEVRIARRDGISVFPARFQLVMAANDCPCGSARPDACTCTADARRRYGRSLTGPLRDRIDIALRTLPLGSGLFALGEGEDSAAVRQRVSTARAAAAERWARCPDAAGARANAEVPGRVLRSVWGLDRRALQPLDRALAHGVLSPRGVDRCLRLAWTVADLDGASVPGEPHVAEALVLRGEE, from the coding sequence GTGGCGCTCGGTCGGACGTGGGCTGTCACTCTCCAGGGGGTCGGGGGTCAGTTGGTCGAGGTCGAGGCGGACGTGGGACGCGGTCTTCCCGGGGTGAGCATCGTGGGCTTGCCGGACTCGGCTGTATTGCAGGCGCGTGAGCGGATGCGGGCCGCGGTGATCAACAGTGGGTTGACGTGGCCGCCGGGCAAGGTCGTCTTGTCGCTGTCACCGGCCGCGTTGCCCAAACGCGGATCGGGATTCGACCTGCCGCTGGCCGTGGGCACACTGACAGCCTCCGGGGAGCTGCCCGTGGCGGGGTTCGATGGCACGCTGCTGGTGGGGGAGCTGGCGCTGGACGGCAGGGTGCGGTCGGTGCGGGGAGTCCTCCCCGCGGTGCTCGCGGCGCGGGATGCTGGGCTGCGGCGCGCGATCGTCCCCTCCGCGAACCTCGCGGAGGCCAGACTGGTCAGCGGCATTGACACCGCGGGTGTGGACTCGCTGGCGATGCTGGCGGCGTGGTGCCGAGGTGTGGGAACCCTGGTCACTGACGCGCCGGAGGCCCGCGCTGTAGGTGGGCGGTCTCACGTCGATCTGGCGGAGGTGCACGGTCAGGATGACTGCCGGCGTGCGGTCGAGGTCGCGGCAGCCGGCGGGCACGCCGTGCTCCTGCGCGGTGCCCCCGGGACGGGCAAGACCATGCTGGCCCGCGTACTACCGGGGCTACTTCCCGATCTGGGGGAAGGGGATGCACTGGAGGCAACGGCCATCCACTCGGTCATGGGACAGCTTCCCTCGCGTGACCCGTTGCTGCAGCGCCCACCTTTCGTGGCGCCGCACCACTCGGCCTCGGTGGCCGCCCTCGTGGGCGGCGGCAACAATGTTGCACGTCCGGGGGCGGTGACCCTCGCACATCGGGGAGTCTTGTTCCTCGACGAGTGCGCCGAGTTCTCGGGTCGGGTCCTGGACAGCCTGCGCACCCCGCTTGAGGACGGGGAGGTCAGGATCGCCAGGCGCGACGGCATCTCCGTGTTTCCGGCCCGTTTCCAACTGGTGATGGCGGCCAACGACTGCCCCTGCGGAAGTGCGCGGCCGGACGCCTGTACCTGTACCGCCGACGCGCGTCGGCGGTACGGCCGGTCGCTGACGGGCCCGCTACGGGACCGCATCGACATCGCCTTACGGACGCTTCCGCTCGGGTCTGGATTGTTCGCGCTGGGAGAGGGCGAGGACAGCGCAGCGGTTCGTCAGCGGGTGTCTACGGCGAGAGCGGCCGCTGCCGAGAGGTGGGCGCGCTGCCCGGATGCAGCAGGGGCCCGAGCGAATGCGGAAGTACCGGGCCGGGTTCTGCGATCGGTGTGGGGGCTCGATCGCCGCGCACTGCAACCTCTGGACCGCGCTCTCGCGCATGGCGTGCTGTCCCCGCGCGGGGTCGACAGGTGCCTGCGCCTGGCATGGACGGTCGCGGACTTGGACGGGGCCTCCGTACCGGGTGAGCCTCACGTGGCGGAAGCGCTCGTGCTGAGAGGAGAGGAGTGA
- the dprA gene encoding DNA-processing protein DprA has product MVGEQGTVAMVPWEVRVAYAYLGAVSERPTAQLWDLVDAVGPVHAASLIRTGQAGGAVAGQTEARRTLVDGARLLEAAEEVGARLVVPGDPGWPEFALEPLDRPRGRRRDGSGGVPTALRPLGLWWRGPADPARVLGRSVALVGTRAPTPYGRAVTADLSAGLSAEGFTVVSGGAFGIDAAAHRAVLGVRGSTIAVLAGGVDCLYPRGNDAMLQEVAESGAVISAQPPGTGVTRYRFLDRNRIIAALTRATVVIEAAARSGALSTAAWAAALDRPVGAVPGPVTSVASVGCHLLLRERGAVLVGRTVDAVELAGRMGETSPPPRGEARVWDGLDDVTRRILEALPTSGGAAPSEIAASSGIAPVTVRTVLGRLLSTGAAVRGPEGWRRGGDGGVQMSFPV; this is encoded by the coding sequence ATGGTGGGGGAGCAGGGGACCGTGGCGATGGTGCCGTGGGAGGTGCGGGTGGCGTATGCGTATCTCGGGGCCGTGAGTGAACGCCCGACCGCGCAGCTATGGGATCTGGTGGATGCGGTGGGGCCAGTACATGCGGCGAGCCTCATCCGCACGGGCCAGGCCGGTGGGGCGGTGGCCGGCCAGACCGAGGCGCGGCGCACGCTCGTCGACGGGGCACGACTGTTGGAGGCCGCGGAAGAGGTGGGAGCCCGACTCGTGGTTCCCGGCGACCCCGGGTGGCCGGAGTTCGCGCTCGAGCCGCTGGACCGTCCGCGGGGGCGACGGCGGGACGGATCGGGCGGTGTGCCCACCGCGCTGCGTCCTCTGGGACTGTGGTGGCGCGGACCCGCCGACCCGGCGCGGGTACTCGGCAGATCCGTCGCACTCGTCGGGACCAGGGCGCCCACCCCATACGGTCGGGCGGTGACTGCCGACCTGAGCGCCGGGCTGTCCGCCGAGGGGTTCACGGTGGTCTCCGGAGGCGCGTTCGGGATTGACGCCGCGGCGCACCGCGCCGTCCTCGGGGTCCGTGGCTCCACGATCGCAGTCCTCGCCGGCGGGGTGGACTGTCTTTACCCACGCGGGAACGATGCGATGCTGCAGGAGGTCGCCGAGAGCGGGGCGGTGATCTCCGCGCAGCCGCCCGGAACCGGGGTGACGCGCTATCGCTTCCTGGACCGGAACCGGATCATCGCCGCGCTGACTCGTGCGACGGTGGTGATCGAGGCTGCCGCTCGCAGTGGTGCGCTGAGTACGGCGGCGTGGGCGGCGGCACTAGATCGCCCCGTCGGGGCCGTGCCGGGGCCGGTCACCTCGGTGGCATCGGTCGGGTGTCACCTGTTGCTCCGGGAGCGGGGCGCGGTGCTGGTCGGACGTACCGTGGACGCGGTCGAGCTCGCAGGCCGGATGGGGGAAACGAGCCCGCCCCCCAGGGGAGAGGCCAGGGTGTGGGACGGGTTGGACGACGTGACCAGGCGGATACTCGAGGCGCTGCCCACTTCCGGTGGAGCCGCGCCCTCGGAAATCGCGGCTTCGTCTGGGATCGCGCCCGTGACTGTGAGGACAGTGCTCGGCCGCCTCCTGTCTACCGGGGCGGCGGTACGGGGTCCGGAAGGGTGGCGCAGGGGCGGCGACGGCGGAGTCCAGATGAGTTTCCCCGTGTAG
- a CDS encoding tyrosine recombinase XerC produces MGPVDAAEVGGNEPADLFGGVVEDYVEYLRTSRSRSEATVRSYRSDVLGLLAHLAGDAGGRTTAADLAGALTLPTLRGWLAAQVGAGAARSTVARRVAAARSFSGWAARIGLLTSDVAARLEAPRARRHLPEVLDVGQAAETIRTADLGAAEGDPIALRDRLVVELLYSCGIRVAELCGLDVDDIDTERRLLRVVGKGDRERAVPYGPPAVRALRAWLDAGRPELATTASGPALLVGVRGGRLDPRAARRIVNEVTAATPGAPQVSPHALRHSSATHLLEGGADLRHVQELLGHSTPATTQIYTHVSADRLRAAYRGAHPRA; encoded by the coding sequence ATGGGGCCGGTAGATGCAGCTGAGGTTGGAGGGAATGAACCCGCGGATCTGTTCGGCGGCGTTGTCGAGGACTACGTCGAGTACCTTCGCACTAGCCGCTCCCGATCCGAGGCGACCGTCCGTTCCTACCGCTCCGATGTCCTCGGACTCCTGGCCCACCTTGCCGGCGATGCCGGAGGGCGCACTACCGCGGCGGATCTGGCTGGGGCGCTCACGCTCCCGACACTGCGCGGCTGGCTCGCCGCCCAGGTGGGTGCTGGGGCCGCCCGGTCCACCGTCGCCCGCCGGGTGGCCGCTGCGCGCTCCTTCAGTGGGTGGGCCGCCCGCATCGGGCTGCTGACCTCCGATGTCGCCGCCCGACTCGAGGCGCCACGCGCCCGACGTCATCTGCCCGAGGTTCTCGATGTCGGCCAGGCCGCCGAGACCATCCGGACTGCCGATCTCGGCGCTGCCGAAGGCGACCCTATCGCCCTGCGCGACCGGCTGGTGGTGGAGTTGCTGTACTCCTGCGGGATCCGGGTGGCAGAACTGTGCGGGCTCGACGTGGACGATATCGATACCGAGCGGCGCCTACTGCGTGTGGTGGGCAAGGGTGACCGCGAGCGCGCCGTCCCCTACGGCCCGCCCGCTGTCCGGGCGCTGCGCGCCTGGCTCGACGCTGGTCGGCCGGAGCTGGCCACCACCGCGTCCGGCCCGGCACTGCTGGTGGGAGTTCGCGGCGGGCGGCTTGACCCCAGGGCGGCACGACGGATCGTCAATGAGGTCACGGCGGCCACTCCCGGCGCCCCCCAGGTATCGCCCCACGCGTTGAGGCATAGTTCGGCCACCCACCTGCTGGAGGGTGGCGCGGACCTGCGTCACGTGCAGGAACTGCTTGGGCATTCCACGCCCGCGACCACCCAGATCTACACGCACGTCTCAGCGGACCGCCTTCGCGCCGCATACCGCGGCGCCCATCCCCGAGCGTGA